The nucleotide sequence AAGCTCTGAACCCCTGTTTTGGATGAACATATGGAGAAATGAAATAAgggcagcttttctttttattcattagCTCCACTAAAAAAAGTTTATTGTGCTTAAACAAATCTTCATCTCTTCAAAGAAACTCTGTGTATTTCTTCTTAGTAGATCTGGTTCTTTGTTCACGTGGGAACCTCCAGCAGTGCATGCAGGCACTCCTGGGCATTGCCAGACATCAGGGATGTAGGCCCCCCGCAGGTACCACAAATCCTTTGCTGCAGAGACCAGAAGGGAATTTCTCTTGCctgtccctgttcctgctggTAGTTAAGCATGTTATATCTTGGACCAGAGTCAACAGGAGAGATTTCTCATGAAAAGATAGTCTAATATCTCATCAGTGTGGATTCAGTTATCACCAGGCAAACTGATTTGGGTGAACACCCCCATCATTTTGCAATCAAGTAAAATGATACTGAATATGTAATAATTTGTCCTCATTTTGTAAAACCAGCCcatccacaaacacacacactttttttgttgttgttttgggttttgttgttgttgttgttgttttaaataaaaattgcaccAGCAACTGGTACATTCAGTACCAATTTTCAGATCAGTCAAAATTGGGTGTTTTTGTGAATGTATAAGATGAAAAACTTCTGGCTCTAAGCTTTTCCTATCTGTGACGAATAGAACACTGGATCGCATTCTGTGGCCCTTTGTTTTGCAAGAGAGGAGAATAGATGGGCTTGTCAAACAGGACATAAGTGTCGGTAGTACTTACCCAGTCCATCAGTGATGTCTGACAAGGGGATGATATGGTTGTCACTGTGACCTGTAGTGAGGCTGGGAAGAGTGGAGCCATCTTTTATTCCTCtagagcagaaaggagaaaaaaaaatctgagttagTCACACTGCTCCTGTATTACACATCCTCAGTCATCAGATACTTGGAATTCATAGACTATTActgaaaatcaaaacagaaaaatggacTGCTGTTCTTGCCTTCCATGAAGCAGTGTAAGCACTAGTGCTCTGTAATCCTCATGCTGAACAAGAAAGTAAAGTCTTCTCTCCAAAACTAGTCCTTGTTTAGAGGATGGGAATACTGACCTAATGAAAGGATAAACTTTAAGGGAAGTATTATGACCACAAATAGCTAAACAAGATCACCTTGCAGTGATTCACAAAGTAAACAGCTGCAAGAGACTTCAAAAATCATTTGAGCAGTATCTGTTTGTTAAAAACATTCTGTGCTGATGCTGTTCTCCTTAAGTATTTCGTTATCGTTTGCCATGAAATAAATAACATTTGTGAGTGAGAATAAAGAGGTTTTATGGCAGCTGAATTGCTGAAATCAAAACCTTCCAAGGATTATATGTTAGCTTTTAcagttctttctttaaaaataattaagagtaCATAAATATTGATAATTACTGATAATTCTTTTATTGCATGGTTTACATTTGAATCCATTACTTTGACTAGTGCTACACTGTCTAGAGGAATTAATCTTTCTCTTGTTCCCACAGCAGTATCTTTCTAGAtgtacagtttatttttaagttcttggAGTCTCCCAGTttctttatatgcagttaaaaacTTGTGATATTGTGACTtgagagttgattttcttcatctGCTGAAGAACTCTCTGGGGATGGTTTATTTCTGTAACATTTGGTTTCTGTTTGTGCGAATATGGTATGTATCCCTACAATTTTCTTGCTCCATGTAGCGGGTTTTGTCATCAAAATAATGCAGTAAGGTAGTTATGCAGGCAAAAATTGGTAGAACTGTGTTGATTTTTAACTTAGATTAGGAACTGTTAACTTCTAGGGAATATTCTAATTCATTTTCAGTTCATAAatcacacttcagaaaaaaacacctcaATTACTTTAACCTCCTGTGGggattttttgttctgtttttcctagAGGAACTGTAAATTCATTTCCATCTGAGGCCTGCTGAGAGACTGTAATCACAGGAAGCCtaaatcaaatgaaaatatttaagtgaTTGGGACCTGTTACATCAGAAAGTACACACTGCAAAAGAATATTAGATGTAGACAATACCCGTTGCATTatatattcttcctttctgatcACTGTTGTGTTAAGTATAAGATATAAAATTAGACGTAACATGTTTCTGTTGGTGGTCTTCCATGTATATCCTGGTACATATGTTACATTATGATGATGTTAGAGATGTAATagtatacatttaaaaataagttattgcTTGGACTATCATTAGGCTTCCTGAATGTCCATTAGAGTGTGAAATGGCATTTCTAGAGCTTAAAAAGTCCTTCTGAATTGCCCATCTGCAGTTTTCTATTTTAACTTTCTCCTAGTTATGGTGCatagttttttatttttgctcGTAGCTTGCACATTTCATATAGCctgttctcctttccctctttctcttttagCCCAGTTTTATACATTAGTTCTTTTAAGTATAGAAAAAGTTTTCCTACTGTAAGTATAGGAGCCTCACTACCATCCATCTGTCACACGAGTATCCTGTTTGTGGGACATGTTCAACAACATGCCCTATACCAGAAGTGGGATGGGGAGGCAAATTCCTTAGGGCTGGTGGAGTGCAGCTGCTCGTCCTGTGACTTATCTCAGTCCTTGTTCTCTAGAATAATGCCCTGATGGATCATCCTCAGCAAGGGTCTGCTTCACTGGTGGGGAGACTTGATGGAGTTAAGAAAATCACTAGTCCTAAAGCAGAGAAATGTCTTTGTCCCCGACAGAATACTTTTATTTCTGGTCCAGTTCCTTGAGTAGATCTTGATGTGTAACCTCAGAAAGCTGGGAACACATCAGTTATTTATAGCTAAGTTCAACAGGAAACTACTTCTGATTGTTTACTGTTGTGGTGTTGTAGGATCTTCTAGAATTGCATCTCTTAACAAGAAGCTAGTTTAATAAAGAagctagatttttcttttttttttttactgctgataTGTTGTGCAGGTTTCTGTATATAAGTGCTCTAATTATTAATGTACTTCCAGTGATGTATCTAGCTGTCTTTTGTGGTGTGGAAGCATATTTTTAGGGTGTCTGTTTATAGGCTTTCCGCTGTCTTAAGAAATGAGCTGATTGTTGATCCAGCTTCCAAAATGAGAGGCAACCCAGAGTGTTTAGTTGGTTCCAAATCAAAACTGATGAGCTGTTCCACAGATAAGTCCTTAAATCAAGTGTTGCAATGTTACTGCTATATCATAcgggttttttctctttctcctaaGGTGGTGTTACTGTATTTGTGGCCTTATATGATTATGAAGCTAGAACTACAGATGACCTTTCATTTAAGAAAGGTGAACGGTTCCAGATAATAAATAACACGTAAGTGTTCTCATTCACAGACTTCACTTGGTTGTTGTTCGGAATAAATAGATCCTCAACTCTTCTTGAAATCCGTGTATCCTATTTCAGTGAAgagtagatttttatttttttttctttttcttgaatgcATGCAATGTTCAACAAGCATGGGGTTAAAGTATTGATAGTGGTAAGACACCAACCTTCAGGCTGAGCTCATGGTTTGGGTGCAGATATAGAACTGTAGCGACTGGGACAACTTTAAGCCTCTCGTCCTCAGTTGGTTGGGTGGCATCCTTCCACTCCCTGCTCCAGCAAGGCAGCAGAGGTGGAGACACATACTGTCCCATCCAAGGCTCTGCACGTTGCAGATTCTCTCTGACAGGTTTCCATATCTTGTGGGGAGGTGGGtgcagccagcagcactgcaCTGGCAAATGCTGGAGGTGAGTGCACTGCCTGTAGGCAGGGACATCTCGCCGTGGAAGTGCGTCTAGCTGGCCTCCACAGTAAATCCGTGCTCAGATAGTTTATTAGTAGTTTGATGTCCTAGTTCAATTGCAGCACCGTTAACAGTATTACAGCCTGATTTCTGGAAGTCTAGTGAAAAGGAAGTAATTTGTTCACCCTGCAGATTTCTTTACGTGCAGCTTTTGGCTGTGGTAATAGTTCTAATTCATATATGTAGCAGCTTTCATTCGTCCGGTTCTCTAATTTTATTAGCTGACTTCCTGCTTCCTTTATTGCTCACTGTCAGCACACAGGCAGAATGATCTGGGAGAGGCAGATGAAGACTAGAGAACTGGGAAGTTTATTTACACATCTCTGCcataaaatgttttgttataGGTTTGCGTTCTGCATATagtgataaattatttttatgttttaaaaaaaaacaaaacccaaacctttacTATTCAAactcagtgaaaagaaaaatatatttagatgCAGCACAAACTATTTTAGATGCTTTCATAATTAAAATAACACATTACCTAAATTTAACCTGTCTTTCATATGTGAGGATGTTATAGGTGCTAGGGAATGATGTATTATTTATATGTGGAAGAGATAACTGATGTTTCATTGCAGGGAAGGAGACTGGTGGGAAGCAAGATCCATTGCTACAGGAAAAACAGGCTACATCCCAAGCAATTATGTAGCTCCTGCAGATTCTATTCAAGCAGAAGAGTAAGACATTGTATCCTGTCAATCTGTTCTTATTATGCATTCTACACTTTGTGCCCTGTAGTGACACTATTCCTTTAATTCAGTGTATGTAACATTTAAGGGTAAAGTAGGATACTGCAAATTGAAGGATAGCAGTGCTACTTGGATGATGTCGAAGGTATAATTAGTAGTAAGTGTGAGGTGGGCAGTCATGCAAATGTTTTATGTCTGCTTGCCATATGTAGGGCTAAAGGAGAAAGGATGGGAGAATGCAATAATGAATATAAGAATTGTGGGACATGCATTGTGTTTCATATAAAGCAAAAGTGGATGGGTTTTAGTTAAAGAGTTCACACACCATCAATTCTAGGTTTTTATCCTTATTTTTGCTTGCCAAACCCTAATTCAAGATCAGTTATTTCCTTGGTAGCACCTAATCTTACATTCTAAAAAATCATTTGTGTGGACAGTTATTACTAATCTATTAATCTATAACAACTTTTTGGTGACAAAATTGTTAGGCACACTAAGAGCTACTATGAATTGGGAAAATTGTGTTGCTTTGGGTACCAGTACTTCCTACATTTATTTACGAAGATCACAGAGTGCTTACAAAGTCACATAAAGTAACAGTGGGAACTGTGAGTTGGGGTACAGTTTCAGGTTATATTTATTCCAAGGGATTAGTTGTATTTGTTGTACTAGAAATATAAAGCTCCGCAGCTCTTATGGTAAGCAATTCCCTGATATGTGATCTGCACACTTCTGTGTTTGCTACTGCTCTTCTGGGCAAAGTGCCCGATTTCCAAGATGTTTCCTGAATCTCAAGCTGAGACTTTAGCATGTTGCTCCTGCTTTCACCTGGCTCTTTGCTATTAAAAAATGATTGCATCAAAGATGCACTGTTATTTTATGCCCTTGAgtttcagctgcttttaaaatcattGACTTCAGATTGTTTTTGGAAAAAAGTTgggcattttttgttgtttttttcttttttttaactatgcAATAAAAGCATATTGTCATTACAGCTGCAGTAGTGGTAAAATGGAAACAGTAGCCCTTTGCAAACTAAGAATGCGGTGTTTCTGCCAAGAAAGTATTGCTCCTAAAGACTAGCAAAACAGGGTGGTGGGATTTGTCATAGGTTTAAGTGATGACTGGAGGTGAGAGTGAGGTGTGATGAGTGAAGAAgcttttttaaactattttaaagaactagcgctaattttttaaaatatcatcacAGCATTCAGAATAGAGTTAATTTGCTTTAGAGTTCATTTGGTAGCCCTGGGCTTTGATAGCGTTTATAGGTTTTGTGTTGTGATTGCAGTTGGAGTTACAAGTGCAAAAACAATACGCAGCCCCAAGTTGCTAGGATTTTCGTTAAGTGGTCTTTTCTAAGCTGAAGGCATTTATATCACAAACTGCTTATGATGGGATCCATGTTATCCATGTGCCTTTTGAATGATACTGTAGTATAAATGTTTAATGCTCATAAAAAGAACAAGTAAACCCTACTGTTATTTTGTaggtaatgaaataaaatagcacTTTACAATATAGTTTGTAAATTGTTGTAGTAGTCTGGGGAAGAGGCATTTTCATGTGAAGTAATTAACTAGGGTTCAAGTTTGCTTCAATAAGATTATTGATTACATCCAAATTGTCTCAAGTGTATGTAGTCTTATATCTGATTCTAACTTTCGACATCTACTTAAACAGTCAAACTGCAAATACaataaaaagcaagaataagTTTCAAATTCCCAAGTGATTGCACAGGCCATTCTGTTCACAGGCCAACAAAATGATCCCTCCTTGCCTACGTTTTTTCCCCTGCCAAGTGTTTCACCCACAAAACCATTGTTTTGCAGCAGTTTCCAACACTACTTTTCTTCTCCCAACACTCGTGAAGCCAAATCTGCTTCATGGTGACTTCTGAGGCAcacaaccaaaataaaatatagttAGAAATAAGTGTTATTCCAAAGTCTGGGGTTTCACTGGGAGATGGATCTTAAAATTATCACTAGCTCAGGACAGAGCTGTACGTAGGCTGTTCTTCAGGATAAGCACAGTGTGGGAACATAGAAGAAGAAACTCCTTTTGTGAAAGAACTTAAGGCAAGCAAAAATGCAGGTGGTGTTTTAAAACATCTGCTTACTTTTCAGTATCAGAATGATGCAACAAAGATGGAGTGTTACTCAGAGAAGTAAATGATGCCTACCACAGGGTTGTTTCTAAATGATCAGTAGAAAAAAGTGCTCCCTCTACTGAGATAGAGAAGGATGGGAGGCAATAGAAGTTGAAACAGGAGATGTTCCACCTGGATGTAAGAAGAACCTTGTTATCCTGAGGACAGCCAGGCAGGGGCAGAGGTTGCCCAGGTTGGCTGTGCAGGGCCCATCCTTCAAGGATTTCAAGACTGGAGTGAACAACACTATGAGCAACCAGGTCTGAACTCACAGCTGGCCCTGCttgcagcaggaggctggaccagagacctcccaagggccccttccaacctgaataaACCTGTGATCCAATGATATTTATGCACGCCCACTTTGCATTAAATATGGTTTTCTAACATACAGCCAAAACTTCTTACAGAAGTTAGTTTCAGCTGCTGCAGTGTTTTGAGTGTGCTACCAAAGTGTGTCATCTGATTCAGCTTGACCTGTGAACTCCTTAACCAGAAGTTACTTTCAATGTTAAGTACCATTGCTGTCCATTGTTAAACCATCAGAAAAACACAGTATTTGCAGATAGAGGCCTCTTTACATGTATATTGCAAACAATAGAAATGAGAGTCATATAGAAATAGGTCttctaaatattttgattataTGGATGTCATTACTTTTGTTGCTCTGTAACTGCTTTGGGATATTAGTAGTCCAGTCAGTGCTTGCGATTTCTAAATCTTGTATTTGTATGATTACCAAAGCATAGGAAGCTTTTACTTACACatatttcctttaacattttctaGGTGGTATTTTGGTAAAATGGGCAGGAAGGATGCAGAAAGGCTACTTTTAAATCCTGGGAACCAGCGTGGTATTTTCTTAGTAAGAGAGAGCGAAACCACTAAAGGTATGTAtatctcttctctctccccactccACCAAGGTGGACATAATGAGCATTTTTACATCTATCAcattttatatatgcatgtgcACATGTGTATAGTGCCAGTGGGGGAGATACATTAAATACGTTTTTAAATTTTTGGTGAAGAACAAAGTATGACTTGTTTCCTAGGTGCTTACTCCCTTTCCATACGTGACTGGGATGAGGTCAGAGGTGATAATGTGAAACACTACAAAATCAGAAAACTTGACAATGGTGGATACTATATCACAACTAGAGCACAATTTGAGTCTCTGCAGAAGTTGGTGAAACACTACAGAGGTAAGCCCAAGTTCTAGTGTCCCAATGCTACCTTGTGACtatcatgaggaaaaaaacctgcatatgtagcttatttttaaaattcacaattattaaatttcttctttattttgacAAACAGTAAATGGACTAGTTCTTTGTATCAACATTAGGATCTTACTTTTGTTATAGCCTTAACCCCTGCTTAATGACAAAGCttatcttttccattttccagaacaTGCTGATGGGCTGTGTCATAAGCTAACAACCGTGTGTCCCACTGTGAAACCACAAACACAGGGACTAGCAAAAGATGCCTGGGAAATTCCTAGAGAATCCTTGAGGCTGGAAGTTAAGTTGGGCCAAGGATGTTTCGGTGAAGTATGGATGGGTAAGAGCTTAATGTGACACCTTTCAGTTGTTCACGTGAATGTTTTAATAGTATTTTCAGTAAATCAGTATTGGGATCTAAAAAGATAATCTGATAAAGAATTGAACAGAAAAAGTACCAATTACAATCAGTCACATAAaggtaaaaataatattcaatATAGTTGTAATTTATAATTATACTGTTAGCTAACAAAACGGAAGCAAAAAGCAGTTTCAACAGAAAATCTCTTCAGTATTATACAGGAGAATAAAATCTAATTTCTTTCTCTAGGAACATGGAATGGAACCACGAAAGTAGCGATCAAGACACTAAAACCTGGTACAATGATGCCAGAAGCTTTCCTGCAGGAGGCTCAGATCATGAAGAAATTACGACATGACAAACTTGTTCCGCTCTATGCCGTCGTTTCTGAGGAACCAATCTACATTGTCACTGAATTCATGACAAAAGGTGTGTTACAGAACAGTTTGAAGATACtacatttaaaagattatttaagaTCCCAGCAACAAACTAAATGTTTAATTAATGTTAGGTTTAAGCTGACTGGAGTGGAAGTGgtaattttgattaaattaaaatGAGCAACGCTTGACCTACTTGAAGCAGTTCTGATTTAGATCGTGGGTGGAGGCATGATTTTTTTGCACATCTCTGTCACCCTTGCTAATCTTCCAAGTACAAGATTGGGGGGttttccccctcatttttttTAGTGTGTACTGCCTGTTTCATTTAAATTGGATGGTATAGCTGGGAATATTATTATGAGAATACACCTGCCTGTAGACAGATCGTGCTCACAGCAACAGAATcagttgggtttgggtttgttggggtttttttgttgaggtgggtttttttggttttttttttagtttttcttttccaggagtgtaatagtaaattttaaaaagcttgagggttttttctaGACTCCCTCCCTTACCTCCTTGTTTTCGGTCTTTCATCCTTCTTCCCTTGCTCTATatcatttccccctccccctgctgcTGAAACAGACATATAGAGATTTAGGCTGAATGTAGAAATAAACATCATAAGCATATTAGTGTTAAGAAGCAGCAGATTTTCAAGTCAATTATTCCAGTTTTATAAAATGCAGACTTCTGTTCACCTCACAGAGAAATTTTGCTATCCTTATAAGAAATAGAAACAGTCTTAAAGTCCAAGAGAGTGGCTGCTTGTGTTCAGTACTCTGCCACAGATATGGGGGGGGGTGTTCCTGCTTGGATGGGGTTTTTAGGCattgtataattttaaaaggtagaaaggagtagaaaatataaaaagttcCTTCTGTGGTGTTGTTCCTAAATAACACTAGACAGTCACTCTGTCAGATCTTAAAGCTGCCATGTAAAATCAGTTTTCATTGTTCAGAAACCAGGTTTTGGCCAgacagtcagggaaaaaaaaaaaaaagctctgtagTATTCTGCCTAAGAAAAAGTAAAGATTAAAACCGGAACTGGGATATTACCTTGCAAAAGCAGAAGTAAAGAATTGGAAAAGTAGTTGCATGTTTATCTAAGTTACGGATTCAAAATGCCATTGGAAGCCTCTGTTTTCATTTCGAAAACTTCTCACATTTTACCAAAAGCATAAAACCTCTTTGGTGGTTCATACTTGAAAGTTagtagaacatttttttttccttttctttttctttctccttttacaAGGGAAAGAGGTGGGTATGAACTGCACAGTACCCAAAATTTTTTTCCAATGTGGACCAGTTACTAGAGGTAAACATGAAATCTTTGCTCTTCTTAAGTCCTTTGAGCTCATGAACCAAGCTGGAGAAAAGTCTGTGCAAACACACCCAGCAAACATCACCAGCAGTGTGGGTCTGGCCTGCCACACTTTCACTTTCAATGCAAAAATACAGCAAGTGACTAAAACCACATCAGAGGTATCTAATTCACAGCTACAGCCATGAATCCACTGCAAGATCTGCAGTTCAGTGTGTTTTTCCCCACCATCATCACACTTGCAATTTTGTCATTGCAATTTTGACTGTGATGAGACTGATTAGTTATCAGTCCTCACAAGTTTCTTAAGAAAGAGATCACGTTGCTATACCCTTATGGCTTAATAACACCTGTAAGGAAAGTTCTTATGTCTGAGACAAAGTTTTACCATGCATGTAAAGGTTAATGTCTTAAAAGGAGCACAGGTCCTTGGAACTGATTTCAAATACTACTTATGTTGTAATGTTCTGGAAATGATTGCATTATGTAAATGGGAGAAGATAATATATAGTAAAGAATGGAATAATGCAAGTTTGGTTTTCCCCTGTAAGGAagacaatgcaaaaataaaagcaatgattTCAGAATCATTTCTTTCGTATATAATTGAGCTGGCAAAAAAATTTAAGTAGTGGATAGGAGGTGTTTTATTCTCTAATTATAAATCTCACTGTGGAAAAAAGTCCAACTAGGAAGTGTGTTGATACCAGGAATATTGGGAAAAATCCTTATGTATTGCCATTTAATCATCAAGCAGCAGTCTGTTTTATTAGTGTTTAGTTAGCTGAATTATTGAAATGGATTCCAAAATACTTGAATAAAACTTGCACTAACTAGTTATCAGGGCAGAGTCAACTACAGGTATAGTCATTGAGTCATGTATTCTGTTAAATGACAGGTTTTTCAAACACAGATTTTGAGAGATGAATGTCTATATTGTaatgtctaggaaaaaaaaaatcattcatgtTTTCAGGTGAAATTAATGTTTtggattttgtcctttttttccccaaatgtgtCATCTTTTACAGGCAGCTTGCTAGACTTCCTTaaagaaggagaagggaaataCTTAAAACTCCCACAGCTTGTGGACATGGCTGCTCAGGTACATTGTATAAACCGAGAAAACTGGATTTATTGCTTAGGAAAGAGATTTAAAAGTATATGACATATCAACTAAACTAAACTAGCCCTTGAGCACTCTGGCTGTTGTATGCTGTTCTGTCTTACATCTTGTGTTGTAGGTTTGTAATTTCTCAAAAAGAAACAGTATAGTTCCCAATTAGCAGATACGGTATAGCCAGACACACTCTCATCAGTGCTGTCACAAGCTCTTGCCGTGCTATACTTCCTATACTTACACAATGAGAATGGAGTTAAGATAAAGGGGTACAGCTTAATGCTTGGGAGAAACTTATatagtaatgaaaaataatctttaataaaactttatttttaagattgcTGATGGCATGGCTTACATTGAAAGAATGAACTACATCCACAGGGATCTCCGGGCAGCTAACATTCTTGTAGGAGACAATCTTGTGTGTAAAATAGCAGACTTTGGTTTAGCAAGGTTAATAGAGGACAATGAGTACACTGCAAGACAAGGTAAGACCGATTTATTTACTGAATAAATAAGACCAGTTACTTTCAAATTACTTAGAACTATTATATTTAGCAGAGTGTGTCTGTGTATTCTGTCTGGATGAATAAAGATTATGCATATAAATGTGCTTTCACAGCTATGTTTAACTGGTCCCCTCGCCTAAGTGGAATTTTAGTAAACTTTTTAATGTTCAAAATTGTCTGGCAGTTTGCTTAtgttttcaagaatgtttttaGTTATTTTTGGGGGGTAAAACTTGCTACATTTTGAAGAGAGCTGAAATTCCAGAGAGGTTGCTCATCAGATTCTGAATATCATCCCactttttgaaatatatttaattaagaATCCCAGATGTCTTAGCTGCTTCCAAAAATTGTAGCTGGTAGTCACTCCCCTAGTTTGAAACTGGTTTCCAGTTTGAAATACTAAAATACTAAACCACCTCGCATTTTGTCaacaaagcaaaatgtaaaaatttTTCGAGTGCAGtattctttctaaaatattttgaagtgtaaGCAAATGATGCATAAGCAAGGGAAAATTGAGTATCTGTCTTCCCAATGTTTGTAGGAGCTAAATTTCCAATTAAATGGACTGCTCCAGAAGCAGCATTATATGGTCGGTTTACAATCAAGTCAGATGTGTGGTCATTTGGAATTTTACTGACAGAGCTGGTAACAAAGGGGAGAGTGCCATATCCAGGTAAGAGGAAAatataatagatttttcttttctttgttgtatTCTGTGCTTCTGAAGCTACCTTCTGTACTTTTTGCCTTCATTCAGAGCCCACAGTTGACAAGCAGAGACAAAAACTTAGTCATGCTTCACTGGTTCTTTTGTTCACAAAGctactttgttttatttacagattaactattatatattttttaaagtgttttaagataATAGCATTTGTAAATGTGACTGATAGTTCATTTCAGATTAGGTGGTATCCTTATGTTTTCCTATCTGTCTGTTCCTGAAATTTCTACTTTTGACATTTTCCCAGGCTACAGTGAGCATCGGTAGCATGAACCTGCTAGACCAGTTTTTGAAACTAAGCATATGTAACATATTTTGTCAAATATTTTGCCGTGACTGGAATTTGTAAGGCGGTTCTGTTAGGcataaaatgcctttttgttGGCCTGATTTCAAATTAAGTGGTCCTTGAATGGAACCTAAGGCAGGCAGAAGGTATTTGTGCTTGAGTCTCCTTATTGAAAGGACAGACCCAAGGCAGTGGGAAAGGATATGAATGAGAAAGTGTACAAATGGAAGAAGGACCAGATATTGAGGAATTACCAgtgtaatgaaataattttcagaaaatgtatttaatgcaaaatgtaaaaaattaattCGTTATAAAGTGCATTCGTTAAAGGTTCTGTTATGGTAGATTCACGTGcattgcagctggagagacacTTGAAAAATTTTGGGAAACTGTTCTTTGTATAATGTCATTTAGAGctaaaatgctttccttttaggGATGGTGAATCGGGAAGTTCTGGAACAAGTGGAACGTGGATATAGGATGCCTTGCCCACAAGGCTGCCCAGAGTCTCTCCATGAGTTAATGAAACTCTGTTGGAAGAAGGACCCTGATGAGAGACCAACATTTGAATATATACAGTCTTTCTTGGAGGACTACTTTACTGCTACAGAACCACAGTACCAGCCTGGAGACAATTTATAAGCCAATAGTCTATATAACATGCACAAATCTGCCAAATGTAAAAGACTTGCAAAGAATTCCTGATGTCTGTAAGgaatcaaaggaaagaaaatcttcgTTACTTTGCATGCTTTTAATGGCAAACTGGAATTTCGTAATGCAGTTGCACAAAACCACTTTTAAAGTGTTATAATCTAACTTACCAatgatgttggtttttttttcctctctcccagcttATTTTCAGGGTCCAAAGGAAGCTTACCGAAAATACAGGGTAGAAA is from Accipiter gentilis chromosome 2, bAccGen1.1, whole genome shotgun sequence and encodes:
- the YES1 gene encoding tyrosine-protein kinase Yes encodes the protein MGCIKSKEDKGPAMKYRTDNTPEPVISHVSHYGSDSSQATQSPSIKGSAVNFNSHSMTPFGGPSGMTPFGGASSSFSAVPSPYPSTLTGGVTVFVALYDYEARTTDDLSFKKGERFQIINNTEGDWWEARSIATGKTGYIPSNYVAPADSIQAEEWYFGKMGRKDAERLLLNPGNQRGIFLVRESETTKGAYSLSIRDWDEVRGDNVKHYKIRKLDNGGYYITTRAQFESLQKLVKHYREHADGLCHKLTTVCPTVKPQTQGLAKDAWEIPRESLRLEVKLGQGCFGEVWMGTWNGTTKVAIKTLKPGTMMPEAFLQEAQIMKKLRHDKLVPLYAVVSEEPIYIVTEFMTKGSLLDFLKEGEGKYLKLPQLVDMAAQIADGMAYIERMNYIHRDLRAANILVGDNLVCKIADFGLARLIEDNEYTARQGAKFPIKWTAPEAALYGRFTIKSDVWSFGILLTELVTKGRVPYPGMVNREVLEQVERGYRMPCPQGCPESLHELMKLCWKKDPDERPTFEYIQSFLEDYFTATEPQYQPGDNL